A genomic segment from Microbacterium sp. SORGH_AS_0428 encodes:
- a CDS encoding glycosyltransferase codes for MNEALGGDAVPLAGVTALVLTSRLIPGLDGGYTVATLQRARLLADAGARVRLLSVDPGAPTDHAAHREAFVTAGAAESVAAFRNLFDDAAADPAWLIAAATPGAPTPGVEYREIPDAAGRPLLALPVISADPDWHLTQAAVVVHAPGGDRILPGFGGLYRAWLAHVVAGLTQPIVLFCESRQLGELLAEDPPHGVRIVHTIHTTHLSPPYGPDAPVNDLWRRWFAVADRFDAVLWPTEQQRADAEERFGAHPGATVLPNAAPPVVDEPAPVDPHRVVMLGRLAPGKRIDHAIRAWRRVVAAVPEARLEIWGDGALRDDLQRLIDECGLAASVTLEGRSDAGPALFDGAALMVQTTAFEGQGLAALEAMSRGVAVVSYDVRYGPRDQLGTGGGVLVPDGEEDAFADAVVELLQSPDAREEAARVALRRAADFAPARIRDALAALVRRILAPH; via the coding sequence GTGAACGAGGCGCTCGGGGGTGACGCGGTACCGCTCGCGGGCGTGACCGCGCTCGTGCTGACGTCGCGGCTCATCCCCGGCCTCGACGGCGGCTACACGGTCGCGACGCTCCAGCGGGCGCGGCTCCTCGCCGACGCGGGGGCCCGGGTCCGCCTGCTCAGCGTCGACCCGGGAGCGCCGACCGACCACGCGGCCCACCGGGAGGCGTTCGTCACCGCCGGTGCCGCCGAATCCGTCGCTGCGTTCCGCAACCTCTTCGACGACGCCGCGGCCGATCCCGCTTGGCTGATCGCCGCCGCGACACCGGGCGCGCCCACGCCCGGTGTCGAGTACCGCGAGATCCCGGATGCGGCGGGCCGGCCGCTGCTCGCGCTGCCGGTGATCTCCGCAGACCCCGACTGGCACCTCACGCAGGCGGCGGTCGTCGTGCACGCACCCGGGGGCGACCGCATCCTGCCGGGCTTCGGCGGCCTGTACCGCGCGTGGCTCGCCCACGTGGTCGCCGGGCTCACGCAGCCGATCGTCCTGTTCTGCGAGTCACGCCAGCTCGGCGAACTGCTCGCGGAGGATCCGCCGCACGGTGTGAGGATCGTGCACACGATCCACACCACGCACCTCTCCCCGCCCTACGGTCCGGATGCGCCGGTCAACGACCTCTGGCGCCGGTGGTTCGCCGTCGCGGATCGCTTCGACGCCGTCCTGTGGCCGACCGAGCAGCAGCGCGCCGACGCCGAAGAGCGCTTCGGCGCGCATCCGGGGGCGACCGTGCTGCCGAACGCGGCGCCTCCCGTCGTCGACGAGCCGGCTCCGGTGGACCCGCACCGCGTCGTCATGCTCGGCCGTCTCGCGCCGGGCAAACGCATCGATCACGCGATCCGGGCATGGCGCCGCGTGGTCGCCGCCGTCCCGGAGGCCCGGCTCGAGATCTGGGGGGACGGGGCTCTGCGCGACGATCTGCAGCGTCTGATCGATGAGTGCGGCCTGGCCGCATCCGTCACGCTCGAGGGGCGCAGCGATGCGGGTCCGGCACTGTTCGACGGTGCGGCGCTCATGGTGCAGACGACGGCGTTCGAAGGGCAGGGCCTCGCGGCGCTCGAGGCCATGAGCCGCGGCGTCGCCGTGGTCTCGTACGACGTGCGGTACGGTCCGCGTGACCAGCTCGGCACCGGCGGCGGCGTTCTCGTGCCGGACGGCGAGGAGGATGCGTTCGCGGATGCGGTCGTCGAACTGCTGCAGAGCCCGGACGCGCGCGAGGAGGCGGCGCGGGTCGCGCTCCGCCGTGCCGCGGACTTCGCCCCCGCTCGCATCCGCGACGCCCTCGCCGCCCTCGTCCGCCGCATCCTCGCCCCGCACTGA
- the guaA gene encoding glutamine-hydrolyzing GMP synthase, producing the protein MTEQTDTSQRPVLVVDFGAQYAQLIARRVREAGVYSEIVPHTASAADIAAKNPVGIILSGGPSSVYEDGAPALDTEVFDLGVPTLGICYGFQVMAQALGGEVANTGLREYGATDATIVTEGTLLDGTPAEQNVWMSHGDQVSRAPEGFDVLARTAATPVAAFANDARRFYGVQWHPEVKHSDYGQTVLENFLHKAAGLGADWNSGNVIAEQVEKIRAQVGEGRVISALSGGVDSAVSTALVHKAVGDKLTAIFVDHGLLRKGEREQVENDYVASTGVRLITIDAREQFLSALEGVSDPEQKRKIIGREFIRAFEAAERELVAEAAADGEPIRFLVQGTLYPDVVESGGGAGTANIKSHHNVGGLPEDLQFELIEPLRTLFKDEVRQIGRDLGLPEAIVARQPFPGPGLGIRIVGEVTADRLEILRDADAIARAELTKAGLDGEIWQCPVVLLADVRSVGVQGDGRTYGHPIVLRPVSSEDAMTADWTRLPYDVLSKISNRITNEVRDVNRVVLDVTSKPPGTIEWE; encoded by the coding sequence TTGACCGAGCAGACCGATACCTCCCAGCGTCCCGTCCTGGTCGTCGACTTCGGCGCCCAGTACGCGCAGTTGATCGCCCGCCGCGTGCGCGAAGCCGGCGTCTACAGCGAGATCGTGCCGCACACCGCGTCCGCCGCCGACATCGCGGCGAAGAACCCGGTCGGCATCATCCTCTCCGGCGGACCCTCGTCGGTGTACGAGGACGGCGCGCCGGCGCTGGACACAGAGGTCTTCGATCTCGGCGTCCCCACGCTCGGCATCTGCTACGGCTTCCAGGTCATGGCGCAGGCGCTCGGCGGCGAGGTCGCGAACACGGGGCTGCGCGAGTACGGCGCGACCGACGCGACGATCGTCACCGAGGGAACGCTGCTCGACGGCACCCCGGCCGAGCAGAACGTCTGGATGAGCCATGGCGACCAGGTCTCCCGTGCGCCCGAGGGCTTCGACGTGCTCGCCCGCACCGCGGCGACGCCGGTCGCCGCCTTCGCGAACGACGCGCGTCGTTTCTACGGCGTGCAGTGGCATCCCGAGGTCAAGCACTCCGACTACGGCCAGACCGTGCTCGAGAACTTCCTCCACAAGGCCGCGGGCCTGGGCGCCGACTGGAACAGCGGCAACGTCATCGCCGAGCAGGTCGAGAAGATCCGGGCGCAGGTCGGCGAGGGCCGGGTCATCTCGGCGCTGTCCGGCGGTGTCGACTCCGCCGTGTCGACCGCGCTCGTGCACAAGGCTGTGGGCGACAAGCTCACCGCGATCTTCGTCGACCACGGACTGCTGCGAAAGGGCGAGCGGGAGCAGGTCGAGAACGACTACGTCGCCTCGACGGGTGTGCGTCTGATCACCATCGATGCGCGCGAGCAGTTCCTCTCCGCCCTCGAGGGCGTGAGCGACCCCGAGCAGAAGCGGAAGATCATCGGGCGCGAGTTCATCCGCGCGTTCGAGGCGGCCGAGCGCGAGCTCGTCGCCGAGGCGGCCGCCGACGGTGAGCCGATCCGCTTCCTCGTGCAGGGCACGCTCTACCCCGACGTCGTGGAGTCGGGCGGCGGCGCGGGCACAGCCAACATCAAGAGCCACCACAACGTGGGCGGCCTGCCGGAAGACCTGCAGTTCGAACTCATCGAGCCGCTGCGCACCCTGTTCAAGGACGAGGTGCGCCAGATCGGCCGCGACCTCGGGCTCCCCGAGGCGATCGTTGCGCGCCAGCCCTTTCCGGGCCCCGGCCTCGGCATCCGCATCGTGGGTGAGGTCACCGCTGACCGCCTCGAGATTCTGCGGGACGCCGACGCCATCGCGCGTGCGGAGCTGACCAAGGCGGGTCTGGACGGCGAGATCTGGCAGTGCCCGGTCGTGCTGCTCGCGGACGTGCGCTCGGTCGGCGTGCAGGGTGACGGACGCACCTACGGGCATCCGATCGTCCTGCGTCCCGTCTCCAGCGAAGACGCCATGACGGCCGACTGGACGCGTCTGCCGTACGACGTCCTGTCGAAGATCTCGAACCGGATCACGAACGAGGTGCGCGACGTGAACCGCGTCGTTCTCGACGTCACCTCTAAGCCCCCGGGGACCATCGAGTGGGAGTGA
- a CDS encoding DUF3817 domain-containing protein, with amino-acid sequence MPAPKLATFPAIRKALRFYQICSVITGVGLLLLVTEMILKYTPSLAVELFLGGSGGFLWFAPVVPGPEGDLISTGDGINLSLGILIVHGWFYVVYLIACFRVWSLMRWPLWRLLLLAAGGVVPFLSFVMEAIVARDVKRYLAVREAAEAPPASADATESSR; translated from the coding sequence ATGCCCGCACCGAAACTCGCCACCTTCCCGGCGATCCGCAAGGCGCTGCGGTTCTACCAGATCTGCTCCGTGATCACCGGCGTCGGCCTGCTTCTGCTGGTCACCGAGATGATCCTCAAGTACACGCCGTCGCTCGCCGTCGAGCTGTTCCTGGGCGGGTCGGGCGGATTCCTGTGGTTCGCGCCGGTCGTGCCGGGCCCCGAGGGCGATTTGATCTCCACCGGCGACGGCATCAACCTGTCGCTCGGCATCCTCATCGTGCACGGCTGGTTCTACGTCGTCTACCTCATCGCCTGCTTCCGCGTGTGGAGCCTCATGCGGTGGCCGCTGTGGCGTCTGCTGCTGCTCGCCGCGGGCGGAGTCGTGCCCTTCCTCTCCTTCGTCATGGAGGCGATCGTCGCCCGTGACGTCAAGCGCTACCTCGCGGTCCGTGAAGCCGCCGAGGCCCCTCCCGCATCCGCCGACGCGACAGAGAGCAGCCGTTGA
- a CDS encoding SURF1 family cytochrome oxidase biogenesis protein: MVSSPASDDLPEVFPPTLREVMLRGRWIAMLLLCLAVAAVFAWLGQWQLARAIDTAPREEGATEQVMPITEVAVPGEYLTDPLIGQRVEVSGTIVPSDFIVVASRYNGGVEGYWVTAHLRAVDPDASLAVAVGWSASKDDANAVAEALSQSTDPNELVTLTGRIVADEGPVPPPKSDPWEITRMSPAALLSRWQDIGDADVYRQFVVADDPMGGLADIDSPAPDAGSSVNWLNIFYAAEWVIFAGFAFYLWYRLAKDAWEKELEELEDAQVVDA, translated from the coding sequence ATCGTGAGTTCCCCCGCATCCGACGACCTACCCGAGGTCTTCCCGCCCACCTTGCGCGAGGTCATGCTGCGCGGTCGGTGGATCGCGATGCTCTTGCTGTGTCTGGCGGTCGCCGCGGTGTTCGCGTGGCTGGGCCAGTGGCAGCTCGCGCGAGCGATCGACACGGCTCCGCGAGAGGAGGGCGCGACCGAGCAGGTCATGCCGATCACGGAGGTCGCGGTTCCGGGCGAGTACCTGACCGATCCGCTCATCGGTCAGCGCGTCGAGGTCAGCGGCACGATCGTGCCCAGCGACTTCATCGTCGTCGCCTCGCGATACAACGGCGGCGTCGAGGGATACTGGGTCACCGCGCACCTGCGCGCCGTCGACCCGGATGCGTCGCTGGCGGTCGCCGTCGGCTGGTCCGCATCGAAGGACGACGCGAACGCGGTTGCCGAGGCGCTCTCGCAGAGCACCGACCCGAACGAGCTCGTGACGCTGACAGGGCGGATCGTCGCAGACGAGGGCCCCGTGCCGCCGCCGAAGAGCGATCCGTGGGAGATCACACGGATGTCGCCCGCCGCGTTGCTGAGCCGCTGGCAGGACATCGGCGACGCGGACGTCTACCGTCAGTTCGTCGTGGCCGACGACCCGATGGGCGGCCTCGCCGACATCGATTCGCCGGCGCCGGATGCGGGATCCTCCGTCAACTGGCTCAACATCTTCTACGCCGCCGAATGGGTGATCTTCGCCGGCTTCGCCTTCTACCTCTGGTACCGCCTCGCGAAGGATGCGTGGGAGAAGGAACTCGAGGAACTCGAGGACGCCCAGGTCGTCGACGCCTAA
- a CDS encoding GuaB3 family IMP dehydrogenase-related protein, whose translation MDNEIGRAKRARRAYTFDDIAVVPSRRTRNPEDVSTSWTIDAFSFDIPVLGAPMDSVVSPRTAIMLGQLGGLGVLDLEGLWTRYDDPEPLLAEIATLSSVDATRRMQELYAEPIKPELVRDRLAEIRAAGVTVAGSLTPQRTQDLYETVVAAGVDLFVIRGTTVSAEHVSSVDQPLNLKKFIYDLDVPVIVGGAATYTAALHLMRTGAAGVLVGFGGGAASTTRATLGIHAPMATAVSDVAGARRDYLDESGGRYVHVIADGGVGTSGDIVKALAMGADAVMLGVALARATDAPGQGFHWGPEAHHPKLPRGNRVKVDQVASLEEVLYGPAPVADGTANLIGALRKSMATTGYSDLKEFQRVEVVVAPYGR comes from the coding sequence ATGGACAACGAGATCGGCCGCGCCAAGCGGGCCCGGCGCGCGTACACCTTCGACGACATCGCCGTGGTCCCCTCGCGTCGTACGCGCAACCCGGAGGACGTCTCGACCTCCTGGACGATCGACGCGTTCTCCTTCGACATCCCCGTGCTCGGTGCGCCCATGGACTCCGTGGTGAGCCCGCGCACCGCGATCATGCTCGGTCAGCTCGGCGGGCTCGGCGTGCTCGATCTCGAGGGTCTGTGGACGCGCTACGACGACCCGGAGCCCCTGCTGGCCGAGATCGCGACGCTCTCCTCCGTCGACGCGACGCGCCGGATGCAGGAGCTCTACGCCGAGCCGATCAAGCCCGAGCTCGTCCGCGACCGTCTCGCGGAGATCCGCGCCGCGGGCGTGACGGTGGCGGGCTCGCTGACGCCGCAGCGCACGCAAGACCTCTACGAGACCGTCGTCGCCGCGGGCGTCGACCTCTTCGTCATCCGCGGCACGACCGTTTCGGCGGAGCATGTGTCCTCCGTCGACCAGCCGCTGAACCTCAAGAAGTTCATCTACGACCTCGACGTCCCCGTCATCGTCGGCGGAGCGGCCACGTACACCGCAGCGCTGCACCTGATGCGCACGGGCGCGGCGGGCGTGCTGGTCGGTTTCGGCGGGGGAGCGGCGTCCACCACGCGTGCGACGCTCGGCATCCACGCTCCGATGGCCACCGCGGTCTCCGACGTTGCCGGCGCTCGCCGCGACTATTTGGACGAGTCCGGCGGTCGCTACGTCCACGTGATCGCCGACGGCGGAGTGGGCACGTCGGGAGACATCGTCAAGGCGCTCGCCATGGGTGCTGACGCCGTCATGCTCGGTGTCGCCCTCGCCCGGGCGACGGATGCGCCGGGCCAGGGCTTCCACTGGGGCCCCGAGGCCCACCACCCGAAGCTCCCGCGCGGCAACCGCGTCAAGGTCGACCAGGTGGCCTCGCTCGAAGAGGTGCTCTACGGGCCGGCGCCGGTCGCCGACGGCACCGCGAACCTCATCGGGGCGCTGCGCAAGTCGATGGCCACGACGGGATACTCCGACCTCAAGGAGTTCCAGCGGGTCGAGGTCGTCGTCGCCCCCTACGGACGCTGA
- a CDS encoding TetR/AcrR family transcriptional regulator: MASGTMTSKKRLSSDERRALILTAAIAVFGAKGYVGTTTDDIARAADVSQPYVVRLFGTKEQLFLAALDETLRLLFEAFERAAGPGLDDEIEARMGHEYIGLLSVRGLHQTLSHAFLLGSHPVIGPRARDGFARVWTYLRDLGFPGERAQAFLAQGMMLNTMIGLRLADAAEVDPRITDLFGACFPTEKATVLALAPRVDEPW, from the coding sequence ATGGCCTCCGGAACGATGACGTCGAAGAAGCGCCTGAGTTCGGACGAGCGCCGGGCCCTGATCCTCACGGCGGCGATCGCCGTGTTCGGCGCCAAGGGGTACGTCGGCACGACGACGGATGACATCGCGCGCGCGGCGGACGTCTCCCAGCCCTACGTCGTGCGGCTGTTCGGAACGAAGGAGCAGCTGTTCCTCGCCGCGCTGGACGAGACGCTCCGGCTGTTGTTCGAGGCCTTCGAGCGGGCGGCCGGCCCGGGCCTGGACGATGAGATCGAAGCCCGCATGGGGCACGAGTACATCGGCCTGCTCAGCGTGCGGGGCCTGCATCAGACCCTCTCGCACGCGTTCCTGCTCGGCTCCCACCCGGTCATCGGTCCGCGGGCGCGCGACGGCTTCGCGCGCGTGTGGACGTACCTGCGCGACCTCGGCTTCCCGGGGGAGCGGGCGCAGGCGTTCCTCGCGCAGGGGATGATGCTGAACACGATGATCGGCCTCCGACTCGCCGATGCGGCCGAGGTCGACCCGCGGATCACCGACCTGTTCGGCGCCTGCTTCCCGACGGAGAAGGCGACCGTGCTCGCCCTCGCCCCGCGCGTGGACGAGCCGTGGTGA
- a CDS encoding DHA2 family efflux MFS transporter permease subunit yields the protein MSSPARPFALVVAATSLPMFMATLDNLVMTNALPVLHTELGASVEQLQWFVNAYTLAFASTILLAAALGDRLGRRSVFLVGIAVFGIGSVLAALSTDPAQLIVARAVQGFGGAGVLPLSLALLSGGVPPERRPLAIGIWGGVSGLGVAVGPLVGGAVMEGWNWQAIFWLNVPVAIVAIPLALSALRNDRGERARIDVVGTLVSGVGVLALVHAIVRGNDDGWGSASVVAEIAAAAALIVFFLVWQSRVKAPLMPLRLYRDRSFTLTNVVGFAFSFGTFGAVFLLIQYLQVVQGSSPLEAALQTTPWTIAPMFVAPLAGVFSGRIGTRALMVAGLAFQALALAWIAAMLSTSLDYPSLIAPFLLAGIGMGLVFAPSATALLATLGLVDHAKASGVNSTLREIGVALGTAVMTAIFVGAGGQLLPDAYVDAARPAVYVGAAVLVVAAVAALWLPAGRTPRPATGAASASARAEVGAGV from the coding sequence ATGTCGAGTCCCGCACGCCCGTTCGCTCTCGTCGTCGCCGCGACATCGCTCCCGATGTTCATGGCGACGCTCGACAACCTCGTCATGACCAATGCCCTGCCCGTCCTGCATACCGAGCTCGGCGCGAGCGTCGAGCAGCTGCAGTGGTTCGTCAACGCATACACGCTCGCGTTCGCCTCGACGATCCTGCTCGCCGCCGCCCTCGGCGACCGGCTCGGCCGGCGGTCCGTCTTCCTCGTCGGCATCGCGGTCTTCGGCATCGGGTCGGTGCTTGCGGCCCTCAGCACCGACCCCGCGCAGCTCATCGTCGCGCGAGCCGTCCAGGGCTTCGGCGGAGCGGGCGTGCTCCCCCTCTCCCTCGCCCTGCTCTCCGGCGGAGTACCCCCGGAGCGCCGCCCGCTCGCCATCGGCATCTGGGGCGGGGTCTCCGGGCTCGGCGTCGCCGTGGGACCGCTCGTGGGCGGCGCCGTCATGGAGGGCTGGAACTGGCAGGCCATCTTCTGGCTCAACGTGCCCGTCGCGATCGTCGCGATCCCGCTCGCCCTCTCCGCGCTCCGCAACGACCGCGGCGAGCGCGCCCGCATCGACGTCGTCGGCACCCTCGTGTCGGGCGTGGGGGTACTCGCTCTCGTTCACGCGATCGTCCGCGGCAACGACGACGGATGGGGCTCCGCATCCGTCGTCGCCGAGATCGCCGCCGCCGCCGCCCTCATCGTGTTCTTCCTCGTCTGGCAGTCGCGCGTGAAGGCCCCGCTCATGCCCCTCCGGCTGTATCGCGACCGCTCGTTCACCCTCACGAACGTCGTGGGCTTCGCGTTCAGCTTCGGCACCTTCGGGGCGGTCTTCCTCCTCATCCAGTACCTGCAGGTCGTGCAGGGGTCCTCGCCCCTCGAGGCCGCGCTGCAGACGACGCCGTGGACCATCGCGCCGATGTTCGTGGCGCCGCTCGCGGGCGTGTTCTCCGGGCGCATCGGCACGCGGGCGCTCATGGTCGCGGGGCTCGCCTTCCAGGCGCTGGCCCTCGCGTGGATCGCCGCGATGCTCTCCACCTCGCTCGACTACCCCTCGCTCATCGCCCCGTTCCTGCTCGCCGGGATCGGCATGGGACTCGTCTTCGCCCCCTCCGCGACGGCACTGCTCGCCACCCTCGGACTCGTCGATCACGCCAAGGCCTCCGGGGTGAACTCGACGCTTCGCGAGATCGGCGTGGCGCTGGGAACCGCCGTCATGACCGCGATCTTCGTGGGCGCGGGCGGCCAGCTCCTGCCCGACGCATACGTGGATGCGGCCCGGCCCGCGGTCTACGTCGGGGCCGCCGTGCTGGTGGTCGCCGCCGTCGCGGCCCTCTGGCTGCCGGCCGGTCGCACGCCCCGCCCCGCCACCGGCGCCGCCTCCGCATCCGCTCGCGCTGAGGTCGGCGCCGGCGTCTGA
- a CDS encoding TMEM175 family protein: MIRRRQHPEATVSTRRLEAYTDGVFAIAATLLVLDLTARTFEGVRSDADLWAALVGMSQPFFTFLVSFLILSLMWRAHVEQFEHISRIDALGTWINAARLFFIVLVPFTSTINNEFSDLVLGRMMLPINFFLAIGCSWAQWAWAMRTHERSMPGLGLGEARAQGGGALSALIISAGVVALSPLAGSLAFLLFLLDGPLTRLLSRSRTTAEGGPPPKDDTAAA; this comes from the coding sequence GTGATCCGGCGACGTCAGCACCCCGAGGCGACCGTCTCGACACGGCGGCTCGAGGCCTACACCGACGGTGTGTTCGCGATCGCGGCGACGCTGCTGGTGCTGGATCTCACCGCCCGCACGTTCGAGGGGGTACGCTCCGACGCCGACCTCTGGGCGGCGCTGGTCGGCATGTCGCAGCCGTTCTTCACCTTTCTGGTCAGCTTCCTCATCCTGAGCCTGATGTGGCGGGCGCACGTCGAGCAGTTCGAGCACATCTCCCGCATCGACGCGCTCGGCACGTGGATCAACGCGGCGCGGCTGTTCTTCATCGTGCTGGTTCCGTTCACTTCGACGATCAACAACGAGTTCAGCGATCTCGTGCTCGGGCGCATGATGCTGCCGATCAACTTCTTCCTGGCCATCGGATGCAGCTGGGCACAGTGGGCGTGGGCGATGCGCACCCACGAGCGGTCGATGCCCGGGCTTGGCCTGGGCGAAGCCCGGGCGCAGGGCGGCGGTGCGTTGAGCGCCCTGATCATCTCGGCGGGTGTCGTCGCCCTCAGTCCGCTGGCCGGCTCGCTCGCCTTCCTGCTGTTCCTGCTCGACGGGCCCCTCACCCGTCTCCTGTCGCGTTCGCGCACCACGGCGGAAGGCGGCCCGCCGCCGAAGGACGACACCGCCGCCGCGTGA